The Hevea brasiliensis isolate MT/VB/25A 57/8 chromosome 1, ASM3005281v1, whole genome shotgun sequence genome has a window encoding:
- the LOC110645408 gene encoding protein STRUBBELIG-RECEPTOR FAMILY 6, producing MEIWRRGHLFVTVIFCILRCINGETDPNDASALRVMYSSLGSPGQLSQWNSNGGDPCVESWKGITCSGSRVTVIKLSGLQLSGSMGYLLSSLTALTNLDLSNNNLAGDIPYGLPPNLTQLNLANNQFTGDLPYSISMLTKLTYLNVAHNQLQNQLNDMFGKLSSLSTLDLSYNQLTGNLPESFANLSSMTSMYLQNNQFTGTIDALADLPLKTLNVANNHFTGWIPEQLKDINLQMEGNNWNSGPAPPPPPGTPPAHNPGHKSGGNNSPSDSDSGSGGKKSGIGGGGIAGIIISIFVVGGVLAFFFVKKRSKRSSADIEKLDNQPFAPLSSNEVQEVKSIQTPSTANAKTFDISASINIRPPPIDRHKSFDDDDFSKKPIVVKKPVKAPTNVTSYSIADLQIATGSFSIDNLLGEGSFGRVYRAHFDDGKVLAVKKIDSSTLTNDMTDDFIEMVSKISELHHPNVTELVGYCSEHGQHLLVYEFHKNGSLNDFLHLSDEYSKPLIWNSRVKIALGTARALEYMHEVCSPSIIHKNIKSANILLDTELNPHLSDSGLASFLPNADQALNHEAGSGYGAPEVAMSGQYTLKSDVYSFGVVMLELLTGRKPFDSSRPRSEQSLVRWATPQLHDIDALSKMVDPALKGLYPVKSLSRFADVIALCVQPEPEFRPPMSEVVQALVRLVQRANMSKRTIGNDQGTPRQADNPDAHDYMS from the exons ATGGAGATTTGGAGGAGGGGACACCTTTTTGTGACGGTGATATTCTGCATTCTGAGATGCATCAATGGTGAGACAGATCCAAATGATG CTTCTGCTTTAAGAGTCATGTATAGCAGTTTAGGTTCACCAGGACAACTAAGTCAATGGAACTCAAATGGTGGTGATCCATGCGTAGAGTCCTGGAAAGGCATTACTTGCTCAGGCTCACGAGTAACAGTAAT TAAATTATCTGGCCTTCAACTTTCTGGATCAATGGGTTACCTGCTCTCAAGTTTGACAGCATTAACTAACCT AGACTTGAGTAATAATAATCTTGCAGGTGATATACCTTATGGACTTCCTCCAAACCTGACACAATT AAATCTTGCGAATAATCAGTTTACTGGAGACCTCCCTTATTCCATCTCTATGCTGACTAAGCTTACATATTT GAACGTTGCTCACAATCAGCTTCAGAATCAATTGAATGACATGTTTGGAAAGCTCTCTTCCCTTTCCACACT GGATCTCTCCTACAACCAACTGACAGGTAACCTACCTGAGAGTTTCGCCAACCTTTCAAGCATGACCTCAAT GTATTTGCAAAACAACCAGTTCACAGGCACTATTGATGCGCTTGCTGATCTTCCTCTCAAAACTCT GAATGTTGCAAATAATCATTTTACTGGCTGGATTCCTGAACAGTTGAAGGACATTAATTTACA GATGGAAGGTAACAATTGGAACTCAGGGCCTGCACCCCCACCTCCGCCAGGTACACCTCCCGCCCACAACCCAGGTCATAAATCTGGTGGGAATAACAGTCCATCTGACAGTGATTCTGGTAGTGGTGGCAAAAAATCAGGAAtaggaggtggtggcatagctgGAATAATCATATCCATCTTTGTTGTTGGGGGGGTATTAGCGTTCTTCTTTGTGAAGAAAAGATCCAAGAGGTCATCGGCAGATATAGAAAAGCTTGATAATCAGCCATTTGCACCTCTTTCTTCAAATGAAGTTCAAG AAGTAAAGTCAATACAAACTCCCTCCACAGCCAATGCAAAGACATTTGATATCTCAGCCTCCATTAATATTAGACCCCCACCTATTGATCGCCATAAATCATTTGATGATGATGATTTTTCAAAGAAGCCTATTGTTGTCAAGAAACCTGTTAAAGCTCCTACAAATGTGACGTCATACTCCATAGCAGACCTGCAGATAGCTACTGGCAGCTTCAGTATTGACAATCTTCTGGGCGAGGGTTCTTTTGGCCGTGTTTATCGAGCTCATTTTGATGATGGGAAG GTTCTTGCTGTGAAGAAAATAGATTCATCCACCCTTACCAATGACATGACTGATGATTTTATAGAGATGGTTTCAAAAATCTCCGAGTTACATCACCCAAATGTGACAGAGCTCGTGGGTTATTGTTCAGAGCATGGGCAGCACCTGCTAGTCTATGAGTTCCATAAAAATGGGTCACTAAATGACTTCCTGCATCTTTCAGATGAATACAGCAAGCCTTTGATATGGAATTCCCGTGTCAAGATAGCTTTGGGGACTGCTCGTGCATTAGA GTACATGCATGAAGTATGTTCACCATCTATTATTCATAAAAATATCAAGTCAGCAAACATCCTGCTGGACACTGAGCTCAATCCTCACCTTTCAGACTCTGGCCTAGCCAGCTTTCTTCCAAATGCAGATCAG GCATTGAACCATGAAGCAGGATCTGGATATGGCGCACCTGAGGTAGCCATGTCTGGCCAATATACTCTCAAGAGTGATGTTTACAGTTTTGGAGTTGTCATGTTAGAGCTTCTTACCGGACGTAAACCATTTGACAG CTCAAGGCCAAGATCCGAGCAATCTTTGGTTCGATGGGCCACACCTCAGCTCCATGACATTGATGCGCTATCTAAAATGGTTGATCCAGCTCTCAAAGGGCTCTATCCTGTCAAATCTCTCTCCCGGTTTGCTGATGTTATTGCCCTGTGTGTCCAG CCGGAGCCAGAGTTTCGACCGCCTATGTCAGAAGTGGTTCAGGCATTAGTTCGTCTTGTTCAGCGTGCTAACATGAGCAAGAGAACAATTGGAAATGATCAGGGAACGCCTCGGCAAGCTGACAACCCTGATGCACATGACTACATGTCTTAA
- the LOC110645407 gene encoding triacylglycerol lipase OBL1-like, with amino-acid sequence MQNLPINTAIVLLYHLILSIVLNISWVRKKSEGSYQKAKAMATPSPRFMLVNPFKGRKRDIFMCLVANNTSSGEKFLESSEEGISGGAADDLRWILLVSVIIRRILAIINTPLKFLGCLVDFFLNLLSQNGGFSGIISNSLQGKLMIPRRGTENFVSSIGQLDGRIDLYKTVSLAEKVDDYVSADANIRSDLGNIYLMDLCIMASKLVYENEKVVQNVVERYWKMHFVDFYNCWNENQKENNTQIFICCDKPKDANLIVISFRGTEPFNAQDWSTDFDFSWYEVPKVGKIHIGFLEAMGLGTRRDATSFFNHLRRKQTDFFDLNQESETKMMEWGKKSAYYAVAMKLKSLLSEHKNAKFVVTGHSLGGALAILFPCVLVIQEETEIISRLLNIYTFGQPRIGDEKLGMFMEAHLNYPGTRYYRVVYCNDMVPRVPFDDKVFAFKHFGVCLYYDSNYFGQFMDEEPNKNFFDLMNFIPMRLNALWEIFRSFVISHAFGPEYRESWFCTFFRVMGLVLPGIAAHSPIDYVNSVRLGRERRTPFSSLKSFARKS; translated from the exons ATGCAAAATTTACCTATAAATACAGCCATAGTCCTCCTCTATCACCTCATCTTGAGCATAGTTTTGAATATTTCTTGGGTGAGAAAGAAGAGTGAAGGAAGTTATCAGAAAGCAAAAGCCATGGCTACTCCTTCTCCAAGATTCATGTTAGTGAACCCATTTAAGGGAAGAAAAAGAGACATATTCATGTGCTTGGTTGCCAATAACACAAGCAGTGGAGAGAAATTCTTGGAAAGCTCAGAAGAGGGAATTAGTGGCGGTGCAGCAGATGATCTCAGGTGGATTTTATTGGTTTCTGTTATAATTCGCAGAATCCTTGCCATTATTAATACTCCATTGAAGTTCCTTGGCTGCCTGGTTGATTTCTTCCTCAACCTCCTTTCTCAAAATGGTGGCTTCTCAGGCATAATTAGTAACTCTCTCCAAG GAAAGCTGATGATACCAAGGAGGGGAACAGAAAACTTTGTAAGCAGTATTGGGCAATTGGATGGCCGAATAGACCTATACAAGACTGTAAGCTTGGCAGAAAAAGTAGATGATTATGTTTCTGCAGATGCAAACATAAGATCAGATTTGGGGAATATATATCTCATGGACCTTTGTATCATGGCATCAAAGCTTGTTTATGAGAATGAGAAAGTTGTCCAAAATGTTGTCGAACGTTACTGGAAG ATGCATTTCGTGGACTTCTACAACTGCTGGAATG aaaaccaAAAGGAAAACAACACCCAAATATTCATTTGTTGCGACAAGCCCAAAGATGCAAACTTGATAGTGATCAGCTTTAGGGGCACTGAGCCTTTTAATGCTCAAGATTGGAGCACTGATTTCGATTTCTCCTGGTATGAGGTCCCAAAAGTGGGAAAAATTCATATCGGGTTCTTAGAAGCTATGGGCTTGGGCACCAGAAGAGATGCTACTAGCTTCTTTAATCACCTTCGGAGGAAGCAGACAGATTTCTTCGATTTAAATCAAGAATCTGAAACAAAGATGATGGAATGGGGAAAGAAAAGTGCGTATTATGCTGTGGCGATGAAGCTCAAGAGCTTGTTAAGTGAGCACAAGAATGCAAAATTTGTAGTCACTGGACATAGCTTAGGAGGAGCACTCGCCATACTTTTCCCTTGTGTGCTGGTGATTCAGGAGGAGACGGAGATTATAAGCAGGTTGCTGAATATATACACATTTGGGCAGCCAAGGATAGGGGACGAAAAGCTAGGGATGTTCATGGAAGCTCATTTGAACTACCCTGGTACTAGATACTACAGGGTGGTTTACTGCAACGACATGGTTCCTCGTGTGCCTTTCGATGACAAGGTCTTCGCCTTCAAGCACTTCGGAGTCTGCCTTTACTATGACAGCAACTACTTTGGCCAA TTTATGGACGAGGAGCCAAACAAAAATTTCTTTGATTTGATGAACTTCATTCCTATGCGCCTGAATGCCCTGTGGGAGATCTTCAGAAGTTTTGTGATAAGCCACGCATTTGGACCAGAGTATCGTGAGAGTTGGTTCTGCACATTTTTTCGGGTAATGGGCCTGGTGCTTCCTGGTATTGCTGCTCACAGTCCCATAGATTATGTTAACTCTGTCAGGCTTGGAAGGGAGCGCCGAACTCCATTTTCCTCTTTGAAAAGCTTTGCTCGCAAATCATAA